A single Endozoicomonas sp. NE40 DNA region contains:
- a CDS encoding SURF1 family protein has product MLKYRIKLSLLVMLLLPLLISLGLWQLSRYEQKLELEQMLAERLVMSPLLYSEVKRFPDPMYLPVKIQGRFDASRYFLRDNQVYAGLAGYELIMPFTTTDGHSLLVNRGWLNSESREILPDVKTPETVVELTGTLYRPLGKAFTLGEDIWAGSWPKRIQALDFKKMKTALNLEIPSMLLVLADQQPGALQVRPITMKTTSGKHLGYSFQWFTMALVLLGLYLWQMIKFRKHQHAGSHT; this is encoded by the coding sequence ATGTTGAAGTATAGAATCAAGTTGTCGCTGTTGGTGATGCTGTTGCTGCCCTTGCTGATATCCCTTGGGCTGTGGCAGCTTTCCCGCTATGAGCAAAAGCTGGAACTTGAACAGATGCTGGCAGAGCGTCTGGTTATGTCCCCCCTGCTTTACTCTGAGGTAAAACGCTTTCCTGACCCCATGTATCTCCCGGTTAAAATTCAGGGGCGGTTTGACGCCTCCCGTTATTTTTTACGTGACAATCAGGTCTATGCCGGACTGGCAGGGTATGAGCTGATTATGCCCTTTACGACAACTGACGGGCATTCCCTGCTGGTTAACCGGGGCTGGCTGAACAGTGAATCCAGAGAAATCTTGCCTGATGTTAAAACGCCTGAAACTGTGGTTGAGCTGACGGGTACGCTTTATCGCCCCTTAGGTAAAGCCTTCACCCTGGGCGAAGATATCTGGGCCGGGTCCTGGCCCAAGCGCATCCAGGCGCTGGACTTCAAAAAAATGAAAACAGCACTAAACCTTGAAATCCCATCTATGCTGCTGGTTCTCGCTGACCAGCAACCGGGGGCTTTACAGGTTCGCCCGATCACGATGAAAACAACATCCGGCAAGCACCTTGGCTACTCATTTCAGTGGTTCACCATGGCGCTGGTGCTACTCGGACTTTATCTCTGGCAAATGATTAAATTCAGGAAACATCAGCATGCAGGAAGCCACACATAG
- a CDS encoding lipid A-modifier LpxR family protein has protein sequence MPRRGQKRAHRLFGNAIPRGWDYQVKNKAVIDASYEFDQLLYRSAHQPYQNEFSGYGRVVAGNFQPEVAAGFGWRWGSNLQNSFSSTALRPYRQRVMAADSLYDGWYLYGNVEARYRFDDATITGSTQKPVPDVELEKGQMTAALGAVYFYRQFGIGLSAVGYSKAFKQDKDDWHFRNSLMFYWLFQ, from the coding sequence GTGCCGAGGAGGGGGCAGAAACGTGCGCATCGGCTGTTTGGCAATGCCATTCCCCGGGGGTGGGATTATCAGGTAAAGAATAAGGCTGTGATTGATGCCAGCTATGAGTTTGATCAGCTTCTGTATCGCTCAGCCCATCAACCCTACCAGAATGAATTTAGTGGTTATGGTCGTGTAGTTGCAGGCAATTTTCAGCCGGAAGTTGCTGCAGGATTCGGCTGGCGCTGGGGAAGCAATCTTCAGAACAGTTTCAGTTCGACGGCTTTGCGCCCATACCGTCAGCGGGTTATGGCTGCTGATAGTTTGTATGATGGCTGGTATCTCTATGGCAATGTCGAAGCGCGCTATCGCTTTGATGATGCAACGATTACCGGGAGTACACAGAAACCGGTTCCTGACGTAGAGTTGGAAAAAGGCCAGATGACGGCGGCTTTGGGAGCTGTGTATTTTTATCGACAGTTTGGTATCGGGCTGTCTGCTGTTGGTTACTCAAAAGCCTTCAAACAGGATAAAGATGACTGGCATTTCAGGAACTCACTCATGTTCTACTGGCTGTTTCAGTAA
- a CDS encoding homoserine kinase, with translation MSVYTHLSASDIESLLSHYDLGALYDFTGIESGVENTNYFIDLKSGSTQQRYVLTLFEYLPEETLPFFINFTTELSEGGIRVPAPIRDRQGQALHTLKGKPCLISPCFSGRHLTTISAEHCSQVGTQLAKLHRIGQKSSLQQENQRGIPWLKLQVNRLSSLVPSEEAGQMLTLWQDITSELSTYERSTFSQLPAGLIHGDLFHDNVLFDQGKITGIIDFYNACHDCLLYDLAVTVNDWCINPDLSLNDNRLTAITHAYSQVRSFTPQEREAWPLMLRLAAFRFWISRIITFVHPEQEVDKEHKENQVLNFKDPDEFKKMVFLRSQENIPVLP, from the coding sequence ATGTCTGTTTACACCCACTTGTCAGCCAGTGACATAGAATCGCTGTTATCACATTATGATCTTGGAGCCCTGTACGATTTTACAGGTATCGAAAGCGGCGTCGAGAATACCAATTACTTCATCGACCTGAAGTCCGGCAGTACACAACAACGCTATGTTCTGACGCTGTTTGAATACCTGCCTGAAGAGACCCTGCCTTTTTTCATTAACTTCACAACAGAGCTCAGTGAGGGGGGCATCCGGGTTCCTGCGCCCATCAGAGACAGGCAGGGACAGGCCCTGCATACATTAAAAGGTAAGCCCTGTCTGATCAGTCCGTGCTTTTCAGGCAGACATCTGACTACGATCAGTGCTGAACATTGCAGCCAGGTTGGTACACAGCTGGCAAAGCTGCATCGGATTGGGCAAAAATCCAGCCTGCAACAGGAAAACCAGCGGGGCATCCCGTGGCTGAAGCTTCAGGTTAATCGACTCAGTTCACTTGTGCCTTCAGAAGAGGCAGGACAGATGCTGACGCTCTGGCAGGACATCACTTCTGAGCTATCCACCTATGAGCGATCCACATTCAGCCAGCTACCAGCAGGGCTGATCCATGGCGACCTGTTCCACGATAATGTTTTGTTCGATCAGGGAAAGATTACCGGCATTATCGACTTTTACAACGCTTGCCACGACTGTCTGCTTTATGATCTGGCAGTGACCGTCAATGACTGGTGCATTAATCCCGACCTCTCGCTGAACGACAATCGCTTGACGGCCATAACCCATGCCTACTCACAGGTTCGTTCATTTACGCCACAGGAAAGAGAGGCATGGCCCCTGATGTTGCGCCTTGCAGCCTTCCGCTTCTGGATTTCCCGCATTATTACCTTTGTTCATCCTGAGCAGGAAGTAGATAAAGAACATAAGGAAAACCAGGTTCTCAACTTCAAGGACCCGGATGAATTTAAAAAAATGGTGTTTTTACGAAGTCAGGAAAACATCCCGGTACTTCCCTGA
- a CDS encoding manganese-dependent inorganic pyrophosphatase: MIQVVGHSNPDSDSICSALAAAEWLKISRGVEAVAVAQGEVTGETAFILNEAGVEAPALCESVEGKKVWLVDFTDLGQGPEGLDKADIMGVIDHHRLGDLTTVNPLEMWIWPVGCSSTILFNLFRMENVKIERSIAILMLGAIISDTVAFRSPTCTDKDREAAKQLAEEAGISLYDFTDSLLRAKTNLDGLTIDSLVDRDLKQYAINGANVVVGQVEIASFEQVEDKIEALDAELQARCEQEGFKLASLMLTDITSSTTRLLVKGEWADKLKSDSADRWVQMEDTLSRKKQAWPWMQKVLAA, from the coding sequence ATGATCCAGGTTGTAGGTCACAGTAATCCCGATTCCGATAGTATTTGTTCAGCCCTGGCTGCTGCCGAATGGCTGAAAATTTCCCGCGGCGTTGAAGCAGTTGCGGTTGCCCAGGGCGAAGTCACTGGCGAAACGGCTTTCATCCTGAATGAAGCTGGAGTTGAGGCGCCTGCTCTGTGTGAAAGTGTTGAAGGCAAAAAAGTATGGCTGGTGGATTTCACCGATCTGGGTCAGGGGCCGGAAGGTCTCGATAAAGCCGATATCATGGGCGTTATTGACCACCACCGTCTGGGCGACCTGACCACTGTTAATCCGCTGGAAATGTGGATCTGGCCTGTGGGTTGCAGCTCTACCATCCTGTTCAACCTGTTCCGTATGGAAAACGTGAAAATCGAGCGTTCCATTGCCATCCTGATGCTGGGAGCCATCATCAGTGACACGGTTGCTTTCCGCTCTCCAACCTGTACCGATAAAGACCGCGAAGCCGCCAAACAGCTGGCTGAAGAAGCGGGTATCAGCCTGTATGACTTTACTGACAGCCTGCTGCGTGCCAAGACTAACCTGGACGGCCTGACCATTGACAGCCTGGTAGACCGTGACCTTAAGCAGTATGCCATTAACGGTGCCAATGTGGTGGTAGGCCAGGTTGAAATCGCCAGTTTCGAGCAGGTTGAAGATAAAATTGAGGCCCTGGACGCAGAGCTGCAGGCTCGCTGTGAGCAGGAAGGTTTCAAACTGGCTTCCCTGATGCTGACGGATATCACCTCCTCAACAACCCGCCTGCTGGTGAAAGGTGAGTGGGCTGACAAGCTGAAGTCCGACAGTGCCGACCGCTGGGTGCAGATGGAAGACACCCTGAGCCGTAAAAAGCAGGCGTGGCCGTGGATGCAGAAGGTTCTGGCAGCATAA
- a CDS encoding lipid A-modifier LpxR family protein, translated as MKPEQYRLFPLVALLSLSANASTLQFGMDNDVLFKVDGDYSNGLFFGYSSSPSPLNSDSVLPFDPTKKYQTSWSVSVAQKMWTPSDIKQITPKENERPYAGLLALDSGIVATNGKTAHSLGLLLGLTGPDSGAEEGAETCASAVWQCHSPGVGLSGKE; from the coding sequence ATGAAGCCTGAACAATACCGGCTCTTTCCATTGGTGGCTCTTCTGTCTTTGAGTGCCAATGCATCAACCTTGCAGTTCGGCATGGATAACGACGTACTCTTCAAGGTCGATGGCGATTATTCGAATGGGCTGTTTTTCGGTTACAGCTCCTCCCCTTCCCCACTCAACTCAGACTCAGTGCTACCATTTGATCCTACAAAAAAATACCAGACAAGCTGGTCAGTTTCTGTTGCCCAGAAAATGTGGACGCCTTCCGACATAAAACAGATAACCCCAAAAGAAAATGAACGACCCTATGCCGGGCTGTTGGCATTAGATTCCGGAATTGTTGCAACTAACGGCAAAACTGCGCACAGCCTTGGGCTTTTGCTTGGACTGACTGGCCCTGACTCTGGTGCCGAGGAGGGGGCAGAAACGTGCGCATCGGCTGTTTGGCAATGCCATTCCCCGGGGGTGGGATTATCAGGTAAAGAATAA
- a CDS encoding DUF2782 domain-containing protein: MKKQLTVSLMAASLFITGCATRAPDSEQANLERPPEVSPEANVISEADFQKISKNLRPEELEQRDDTTVVIRSGEDRTIREYRIGPFLYAIHVTPKIGPPYFLIAADNQGNFIRADKPGMLVPSWTIFQWK; encoded by the coding sequence ATGAAGAAACAACTCACAGTATCGCTGATGGCTGCCAGTCTTTTCATAACAGGGTGCGCGACCAGAGCGCCGGATTCAGAACAAGCCAACCTGGAAAGGCCACCAGAAGTCAGCCCTGAAGCCAATGTGATCAGTGAAGCGGACTTCCAGAAAATCTCCAAAAACCTGCGACCGGAAGAGCTTGAACAACGCGATGACACAACCGTTGTGATTCGCTCAGGAGAAGACCGAACCATTCGAGAATACCGTATCGGCCCTTTCCTGTACGCCATTCATGTGACACCGAAGATAGGCCCCCCGTACTTTCTGATTGCTGCGGATAATCAGGGAAACTTTATTCGGGCCGACAAACCCGGCATGCTGGTACCATCGTGGACCATTTTCCAATGGAAATGA
- a CDS encoding MipA/OmpV family protein: MTNNNVSGLRRKTTHKTIQKTIASILSVAACSTAIASTAETGRWGIGVSARHGTIPYNTDRADSVRTTIPQIFYEGERVFLRDLEWGVKAYEEGDNRINAVVKRRFVSIPRRMQNEYQEDSLDWGLQWIHRVNDERSWRFEALTETKSRSQFYAGHDWQLQYGDLELNPSAGLRYKSRKFNSYYYGLSDYEEFNGQKVGAGVEAEAGVSLRYPLIGGLYLTGALEYVYLDSNARKSPHVNSNGHGAIRLGFIYFDEPSSGTGTAPAMAEGSYLRGAHGWATPSDMNEILRFKSERDAYNNQMSSVFYGHPLRQDWLGLPVDVYLHSGIVYHYEKDKVDENGRKVQDPVWEGVVSIKAYYNFTWPTRWRFGIAEGLSYVSRLTYNEWQEMDKKGNKGSKLMNYLDVSFDANVGDLFRSKSLENLWAGYSMHHRSSIFKQASQFGRIKGGSNFNTLYLQYHF, translated from the coding sequence ATGACCAACAACAATGTCTCTGGCCTGCGCAGAAAAACAACTCATAAAACGATTCAGAAAACGATCGCCTCTATCCTCTCTGTAGCAGCCTGTTCGACAGCAATAGCTTCTACTGCAGAGACAGGACGATGGGGAATCGGCGTTTCAGCCCGTCACGGCACGATTCCTTATAACACGGATCGTGCAGATTCTGTTCGAACGACAATCCCACAGATTTTTTATGAAGGTGAACGCGTTTTCCTGCGCGATCTGGAATGGGGTGTAAAAGCCTATGAAGAAGGTGACAATCGCATTAATGCGGTGGTCAAACGGCGCTTTGTAAGCATCCCTCGTCGTATGCAAAATGAGTATCAGGAAGACTCTCTGGACTGGGGGCTACAATGGATTCACCGGGTAAACGACGAGCGCAGCTGGCGGTTTGAAGCACTGACAGAAACGAAATCCAGGTCACAGTTTTATGCCGGTCATGACTGGCAACTGCAATACGGTGATCTGGAACTTAATCCAAGTGCAGGCCTGCGTTACAAATCCAGAAAATTTAACAGTTATTATTATGGCCTGAGCGATTATGAAGAGTTCAATGGCCAGAAAGTCGGTGCAGGCGTTGAGGCTGAAGCGGGTGTCAGCCTTCGTTATCCACTGATTGGCGGGCTGTATTTAACCGGTGCGCTGGAGTACGTTTACCTTGACTCCAATGCTCGTAAGTCTCCTCATGTGAACAGCAACGGTCATGGCGCAATCCGGCTTGGTTTTATCTACTTTGATGAGCCTTCCTCCGGCACTGGAACCGCGCCCGCTATGGCTGAAGGTTCTTACCTGCGAGGGGCTCATGGCTGGGCAACACCGTCGGATATGAACGAAATACTTCGTTTTAAGTCTGAGCGCGATGCTTACAACAACCAGATGAGTTCTGTTTTTTATGGCCATCCATTACGACAGGACTGGCTGGGGCTGCCGGTTGATGTGTACCTTCACAGTGGTATCGTCTACCACTATGAAAAAGACAAAGTAGACGAGAATGGCAGGAAGGTTCAGGACCCGGTCTGGGAAGGGGTGGTTTCCATCAAGGCTTATTACAACTTCACCTGGCCGACTCGCTGGCGCTTTGGTATTGCTGAAGGCTTGTCTTATGTCAGCAGGCTGACCTACAACGAATGGCAGGAGATGGACAAAAAAGGTAATAAAGGCAGCAAACTGATGAATTACCTGGATGTCAGCTTCGACGCTAACGTTGGCGATCTGTTCCGCAGCAAGTCTCTGGAAAACCTGTGGGCTGGTTACAGCATGCATCACCGGTCTTCTATTTTTAAACAGGCATCCCAGTTTGGTCGTATAAAAGGCGGCAGTAACTTTAATACCCTCTACCTGCAATACCACTTTTAA
- the znuC gene encoding zinc ABC transporter ATP-binding protein ZnuC: MSQTLISLNNINLAYRERTVLSNISLDLNPGEIVTLIGPNGAGKTTLVRIVLGLQKPDSGQRTIKRGLQIGYMPQKLYVDNTMPLTVKRFLSLTNQPVSDIKNALGRTGVGHVINSPVQSLSGGELQRTLLARALLHNPHLLVLDEPAQGVDVNGQKELYHLITELRNEQGCSVLMVSHDLHLVMASTNRVVCLNHHICCSGPPQQVRRDPAYHKMFGRESDELAVYTHHHDHEHTVDGNVVHKADDTGDTP; this comes from the coding sequence ATGTCACAAACACTAATAAGCCTTAACAACATCAATCTGGCGTACAGGGAACGAACCGTGCTTTCCAATATTTCTCTGGATCTGAACCCGGGGGAAATTGTGACGCTTATCGGTCCGAATGGAGCAGGAAAAACGACGCTGGTTCGTATAGTTCTGGGCTTGCAGAAACCTGATTCAGGACAGAGGACCATCAAACGTGGTTTACAAATCGGCTATATGCCTCAGAAGCTTTACGTGGATAACACCATGCCTCTGACGGTTAAGCGCTTCCTGTCCCTGACCAACCAGCCTGTTTCAGATATCAAAAATGCCCTGGGCAGAACCGGGGTAGGGCATGTCATCAATTCTCCGGTGCAATCTCTGTCCGGAGGTGAACTGCAGAGAACCCTGCTGGCCAGGGCGCTGCTTCACAACCCACACCTGCTGGTACTGGACGAACCGGCTCAGGGTGTCGATGTCAATGGGCAGAAAGAACTTTATCATCTGATCACAGAACTGAGGAACGAGCAGGGCTGTTCGGTACTCATGGTGTCCCACGACCTGCATCTGGTCATGGCTTCTACCAATAGGGTCGTTTGTCTGAACCATCACATCTGCTGCTCCGGCCCTCCGCAGCAGGTTCGCAGGGACCCGGCCTATCACAAAATGTTCGGCAGGGAGTCTGACGAACTGGCGGTTTATACCCATCATCACGACCATGAACACACCGTTGACGGAAACGTTGTTCACAAGGCTGATGATACTGGAGACACGCCATGA
- a CDS encoding DUF2909 domain-containing protein, which produces MWLKIIILILFFAVLVCLGRGLYYLITDRSGSAKLVNSLTARITLTVLIMLIIVLAWLHGDIHSNAPWLYR; this is translated from the coding sequence ATGTGGTTAAAAATTATTATTCTTATTCTTTTCTTCGCCGTGCTCGTCTGCCTGGGTCGGGGACTTTACTACCTAATCACCGACCGAAGCGGGTCAGCCAAACTCGTTAACTCCCTGACGGCACGTATCACCCTGACGGTTCTGATCATGCTGATCATTGTGCTGGCATGGCTGCACGGTGATATTCACAGCAATGCCCCCTGGTTATACCGATAG
- a CDS encoding COX15/CtaA family protein yields the protein MGTVKKKGFYLALFATTLAMVVVVLGAYTRLVHAGLGCPDWPGCYGQLTVPETAREIAVAEALFPDSPVEVEKGWAEMIHRYVAGLLLLVVLSIALISWKHRKEPGHPVILPFFILGLIILQAAFGMWTVTLKLWPQVVTLHLLGGFATFSLLFLLTLRLSGMGWKKLPPDVVEGLKGLGMAGLLVVIVQITLGGWISSNYAALACPDLPMCQGQWLPPTDFAEGFDITQEIGPNYLGGQMDSAARTAIHLTHRMGALITVLVLLLLSVRVFRHSGQLPYNSRSGLKKIAASVVFILTVQVLLGLSNIVWHLPLPVAVAHNLFGALLLLSLVALNYRLRVSGDE from the coding sequence ATGGGAACGGTTAAAAAGAAAGGCTTTTATCTGGCATTGTTTGCCACCACTCTGGCAATGGTTGTAGTGGTACTGGGGGCTTATACACGGCTGGTTCATGCGGGGCTGGGCTGCCCTGACTGGCCTGGCTGCTATGGACAGCTAACCGTTCCTGAAACCGCCAGGGAAATAGCCGTAGCAGAAGCTTTATTCCCCGATTCTCCTGTAGAGGTTGAAAAAGGTTGGGCGGAAATGATTCACCGCTACGTAGCCGGTCTGTTGCTTCTGGTGGTGTTAAGTATTGCACTGATTTCGTGGAAACACCGGAAAGAGCCGGGGCATCCAGTTATTCTCCCTTTCTTTATCCTCGGGCTTATTATTCTGCAAGCCGCTTTTGGCATGTGGACGGTAACGCTGAAGCTGTGGCCTCAGGTAGTGACGTTGCACCTGCTGGGAGGCTTCGCCACCTTCAGTCTGTTGTTCCTTCTGACGCTTCGGCTGTCTGGCATGGGCTGGAAAAAACTGCCTCCAGACGTTGTTGAAGGTTTAAAAGGTTTGGGCATGGCTGGTTTGCTGGTGGTGATTGTGCAAATCACTCTGGGTGGCTGGATCAGCTCAAACTATGCAGCGCTCGCCTGCCCTGATCTGCCAATGTGTCAGGGACAGTGGCTGCCACCCACTGACTTTGCCGAAGGATTTGATATTACTCAGGAGATTGGCCCGAACTACCTGGGAGGGCAGATGGACTCTGCTGCCCGAACCGCTATTCACCTGACTCATCGAATGGGTGCTTTAATAACAGTGCTGGTGTTATTGCTGCTATCAGTCAGAGTGTTCCGACACAGTGGACAACTGCCTTACAATTCACGCTCCGGTCTGAAAAAAATAGCAGCCAGCGTGGTGTTTATTCTGACGGTTCAGGTGCTTCTGGGGCTCAGCAATATTGTCTGGCATCTGCCACTGCCGGTTGCTGTTGCACATAATTTATTTGGGGCTTTGCTGCTGCTGTCTCTGGTGGCTTTAAATTATCGATTGCGTGTTTCAGGGGATGAATGA
- the znuB gene encoding zinc ABC transporter permease subunit ZnuB, with translation MSDLLFHAMLAGFGVALIAGPLGCFVVWQRMAYFGDTLSHSALLGVAIGLLLDIDLNLAVIFCSLLLALILVLMQNQKRMASDTLLGILAHSSLSIGLVAISFAGNVRIDMMSYLFGDLLATGVEDLFWIYGGGVIVLGALIWLWRPLLAMTIHAELAQVEGFPVQRARLVLTLLMALVIAIAMKIVGVLLITSLMIIPAATAQKFARTPEQMAVLASGFGLLGVCGGLSASWHLDTPAGPSVVVVCFILFLFSMIYTTLRE, from the coding sequence ATTTCTGATCTGTTGTTCCATGCAATGCTCGCGGGCTTTGGTGTGGCCCTGATTGCCGGCCCCCTGGGATGTTTTGTGGTCTGGCAGCGTATGGCTTACTTTGGCGACACGCTGTCTCACTCGGCCCTGCTCGGGGTTGCCATTGGGTTATTGCTGGATATTGACCTGAACCTTGCCGTTATCTTCTGCTCACTGCTTCTGGCCCTGATTCTGGTACTGATGCAAAACCAGAAACGCATGGCTTCAGACACCCTGCTGGGCATACTGGCTCACAGCAGCTTATCCATAGGTCTTGTCGCCATCAGTTTTGCCGGCAATGTACGGATCGATATGATGTCCTATCTGTTCGGCGACCTGCTGGCAACCGGTGTAGAAGATCTGTTCTGGATTTATGGCGGCGGGGTAATCGTGCTTGGTGCTCTTATCTGGCTCTGGCGTCCATTGCTTGCCATGACCATTCACGCTGAGCTGGCCCAGGTAGAAGGCTTTCCGGTACAAAGAGCCAGACTGGTGTTAACTCTGCTGATGGCGCTTGTGATTGCTATTGCCATGAAAATTGTTGGCGTTCTGCTGATCACCTCGCTCATGATCATTCCTGCAGCCACCGCCCAGAAATTTGCACGCACCCCGGAACAAATGGCGGTTCTGGCCAGCGGGTTTGGCTTGCTGGGCGTATGCGGTGGACTATCAGCCTCCTGGCATCTGGACACCCCCGCTGGTCCGTCGGTTGTTGTCGTCTGCTTTATACTGTTTCTGTTCAGCATGATCTACACGACATTAAGAGAGTAA
- a CDS encoding Fur family transcriptional regulator, translating into MSSVYHPHNHDECIEEALQTASDICQSNGVRLTPLRKTVLELVWQSHQPVGAYDVLAQLAKLEARPAQPPTVYRALDFLLEQGLIHRLSSLNAFIGCPHPGELHHGTFLICKQCRTTQEVDHAAINNAIQSCASEQGFVVSESSIELTGLCRNCVTSGDTPDTDMNEPS; encoded by the coding sequence ATGAGCAGTGTTTATCACCCCCACAATCATGACGAATGCATAGAAGAGGCACTTCAGACAGCCTCTGATATCTGCCAGAGCAACGGGGTTCGTCTTACGCCTCTGCGAAAAACCGTTCTGGAACTGGTCTGGCAAAGCCATCAGCCCGTTGGGGCCTACGATGTTTTAGCCCAGCTGGCAAAACTGGAAGCCAGGCCTGCGCAGCCTCCCACCGTTTACCGGGCTCTGGATTTTCTGCTGGAACAGGGGCTTATTCACCGATTATCTTCACTGAATGCTTTTATTGGCTGCCCACACCCGGGCGAGTTACACCATGGCACTTTCCTGATCTGCAAACAGTGCAGAACCACCCAGGAAGTGGATCATGCTGCTATAAATAATGCCATTCAGTCCTGTGCGTCTGAGCAGGGTTTTGTTGTCTCCGAAAGCTCCATTGAATTAACCGGTCTGTGTCGTAATTGTGTTACCTCCGGTGACACGCCTGATACCGACATGAATGAACCGTCATGA
- a CDS encoding SCO family protein: MKKQIKGNVSTTVLLLLAVVAMVLGLTFYKYTTRPSISLEDLQKMGTVVFDTPRSFQMADLTDHNGKTYNSGSQQGQWTLMYFGYTFCPDICPITLSQLNGMDKQLKQDNINLAQQMRYVLVSVDPRRDTVEKLKGYVPYFNKDFIGVTGEVKNIHDLTVQLNIPYTPVLDPEDEFYLVDHGANLAIINPAGQYHGFIRPPLEPAKLTRIMTAVDENYRR, encoded by the coding sequence ATGAAAAAACAGATAAAGGGCAATGTCAGTACAACCGTACTGTTACTTCTGGCGGTTGTGGCTATGGTGCTTGGTTTAACGTTTTATAAATATACAACCAGGCCGTCAATTTCTCTCGAAGACCTGCAGAAAATGGGTACAGTTGTGTTTGATACTCCCCGGTCTTTCCAGATGGCAGACCTGACAGACCACAATGGCAAAACATACAACAGTGGCAGTCAGCAGGGCCAATGGACACTGATGTACTTTGGCTACACATTCTGTCCGGATATCTGCCCCATTACACTGAGTCAGCTGAATGGAATGGATAAACAACTGAAGCAGGATAATATAAATCTGGCTCAACAGATGAGGTATGTGCTGGTGTCCGTTGACCCTCGTCGGGATACTGTTGAGAAACTGAAAGGCTATGTGCCTTACTTTAACAAAGACTTTATTGGTGTGACCGGTGAGGTAAAAAATATTCATGACCTCACGGTACAGCTTAATATTCCCTACACACCAGTGCTTGATCCTGAGGATGAATTTTATCTGGTCGATCACGGTGCCAATCTGGCCATCATCAATCCGGCAGGCCAATACCACGGTTTTATCCGCCCTCCTCTGGAGCCCGCAAAACTGACCCGGATCATGACCGCTGTTGATGAAAACTACAGGCGTTAG
- the cyoE gene encoding heme o synthase codes for MNKVTYSEPVHWKDYLELTKPKVVALIMLTVVIGMCLATPGIVPLDILFFGNIGIALSAASAAVINHVVDRRIDNIMARTHKRPVAEGRIAPGQAITFAFVLGVTGMAMLVWLVNPLTAWLTLASLIGYAVVYTSFLKRATPQNIVIGGLAGAAPPLLGWTSVTGQFDGNALLLVLIIFAWTPPHFWALAIHRKKEYARADIPMLPVTHGEAYTKLHIVLYTVIMILVSVLPFLTGMSGLLYLAGALGLGGRFLYWSIALMRDSRPHAAIKTFKYSITYLMLLFVFLLADHYTAF; via the coding sequence ATGAACAAGGTAACGTACAGCGAACCAGTCCACTGGAAGGACTATCTGGAGTTAACCAAGCCCAAAGTCGTTGCGCTGATAATGCTGACGGTGGTGATAGGCATGTGTCTGGCAACGCCCGGTATCGTGCCTCTGGATATATTGTTCTTTGGTAATATCGGCATCGCTTTGTCTGCGGCTTCAGCAGCAGTGATCAACCATGTGGTTGACCGGCGCATTGATAACATCATGGCCCGCACTCACAAGCGGCCAGTAGCCGAAGGACGAATTGCCCCCGGACAGGCGATCACCTTTGCCTTTGTACTGGGCGTAACGGGTATGGCTATGCTGGTCTGGCTGGTAAACCCTCTGACAGCCTGGCTGACTCTGGCGTCTCTGATCGGTTATGCCGTCGTTTACACATCGTTCCTGAAGCGTGCGACGCCACAAAATATTGTGATTGGCGGGCTGGCCGGAGCCGCCCCTCCTCTGCTGGGCTGGACATCGGTGACAGGACAGTTTGATGGTAACGCCCTGCTGCTGGTGCTGATCATCTTTGCCTGGACACCGCCGCACTTCTGGGCTCTGGCTATTCACCGTAAAAAGGAATATGCCAGGGCTGACATTCCCATGCTGCCAGTCACCCATGGAGAGGCGTATACCAAACTTCACATTGTGCTTTATACGGTGATCATGATTCTGGTCAGTGTACTGCCATTTCTGACCGGAATGAGTGGTTTACTTTATCTGGCAGGTGCTTTGGGGCTGGGAGGTCGTTTCCTGTACTGGTCAATTGCCCTGATGCGTGACAGCCGACCTCATGCTGCCATTAAAACGTTCAAATACTCCATCACGTATCTGATGCTGCTGTTTGTATTTTTACTGGCAGACCATTACACGGCTTTTTAA